A region of Leptospira bouyouniensis DNA encodes the following proteins:
- a CDS encoding host-nuclease inhibitor Gam family protein — translation MAKAKTQKPVLTDLPNNVYNDRNDLTNAVGLLGDLRSERDKYAGEAQIKITKIQEELQDKIGPLDAKISHITAGIVHFVKNQKANLFPDPEYKTHKLTTGSLQIRKVPASVKTRTSTAFLEKILDKAGLLKAFTSLSEKLSKNFLRIKLELNKDAILADPINAKSRIGIEFNEESERLYIRPDSIDVEIDTEAAA, via the coding sequence ATGGCAAAAGCAAAAACGCAGAAACCTGTCTTAACCGATCTGCCAAATAATGTTTACAACGATAGAAACGACCTCACCAATGCGGTGGGGTTACTCGGTGACTTACGTAGTGAACGCGATAAATATGCAGGAGAGGCGCAGATAAAGATCACAAAAATCCAAGAGGAACTCCAAGATAAAATTGGTCCCTTGGATGCGAAAATCTCCCACATAACGGCAGGTATCGTTCACTTCGTTAAGAATCAGAAGGCTAATCTTTTTCCTGATCCAGAATATAAGACTCACAAACTTACAACTGGATCATTGCAAATTAGAAAAGTTCCTGCAAGTGTGAAAACAAGGACCTCGACAGCATTTTTGGAAAAGATTTTAGATAAGGCTGGTTTACTAAAAGCGTTTACCAGTCTATCGGAAAAACTCTCTAAGAATTTTCTTCGAATCAAATTGGAATTAAACAAGGATGCCATCCTTGCAGATCCAATCAATGCAAAGTCAAGGATTGGAATTGAATTCAATGAAGAATCAGAACGACTTTATATTCGTCCCGATTCTATTGACGTTGAAATCGATACGGAGGCAGCTGCTTGA
- a CDS encoding ATP-binding protein, which produces MNPNFVDTNYTNRVIRSVRESVNENAWLAVIGQVGAGKTTLFEKLKHFYKDHPSKFTVIDLQRSFESFSISINFIMKMMIQELAPDASIPGNAHAKLAILKELLLSESAKRKKIILMLDEAQVLKLSLLRDLKKIHEISSPTQSNLFSIIMFGKNEGPWIKSLRGNEIGLRVRKTMLETLKRSEVLDFANRAFSLVWESGDKGEKAKQIFLKHVGDNSPLVIRDQISKLKRNPIYAETITRSNPNGVITYELSKSVFPQSISDITKKNGITLSMVGRRFQEMTGKPISKTTISNVLTGDANASKIDSTTSSTILDATLEIIRERGKSETDFSSAQSLVHDLAMGQ; this is translated from the coding sequence ATGAACCCAAATTTCGTAGATACAAACTACACCAATCGAGTGATCAGATCCGTTCGTGAATCAGTAAATGAAAATGCCTGGCTCGCTGTTATTGGGCAAGTCGGTGCAGGAAAAACAACTCTCTTTGAAAAGTTAAAACACTTCTACAAAGACCATCCATCAAAATTTACTGTGATTGATTTACAACGTTCCTTTGAATCGTTCTCAATTTCGATCAATTTCATTATGAAAATGATGATCCAAGAATTGGCACCAGATGCTTCCATCCCCGGAAATGCTCATGCAAAACTGGCGATTTTAAAAGAGCTTCTTTTATCAGAATCTGCAAAAAGAAAGAAGATCATTTTGATGTTAGATGAAGCGCAAGTTCTAAAACTGTCTCTTCTCCGGGACTTAAAAAAGATCCATGAGATCAGTTCACCTACACAATCCAATTTGTTTTCGATCATAATGTTCGGAAAAAATGAAGGCCCTTGGATAAAATCACTCCGTGGTAACGAAATTGGCCTTCGAGTTCGAAAGACTATGCTCGAAACTTTGAAACGTTCCGAGGTATTGGACTTTGCCAATCGAGCATTTAGCCTAGTTTGGGAGTCCGGAGATAAAGGAGAAAAGGCAAAGCAAATTTTCCTTAAGCACGTCGGAGACAATTCGCCTCTTGTTATACGTGATCAAATTTCTAAGCTCAAAAGAAATCCAATATATGCTGAAACAATCACTCGCTCCAATCCAAATGGTGTAATCACATACGAACTTTCTAAATCGGTTTTCCCTCAATCGATAAGTGACATCACAAAGAAAAACGGTATAACACTGTCGATGGTTGGTAGGCGTTTCCAAGAGATGACAGGAAAGCCTATTTCGAAAACGACCATTTCCAACGTTTTAACAGGAGATGCGAACGCAAGCAAGATCGATAGCACTACATCATCTACCATTTTAGATGCGACACTTGAAATCATTCGAGAAAGAGGAAAATCCGAAACCGATTTCAGTTCAGCGCAAAGCTTAGTCCACGACTTAGCGATGGGCCAATAA
- a CDS encoding DDE-type integrase/transposase/recombinase yields the protein MARSFNKDLFHESYLAWKLATSKRMKGEMIKSMMKIFGLSKDALYRRINRYESGEDLSVISGETKKKTASKLTDSRLQGRLKDINIIAANKFANLSGKNPRPIPTELAIQIAKNKGEIDYHWTVSTADRWLKRIGCTAVEMNAPTAALKWKEPYSNSTWMFDASVFNRYYLNPAEGKIKKRAFLDIKDEESGMEKDKLVKIWLYACVDVYSKVFFLKAYGGQPITSGAKHRGENATDYLDFFKYCFLEKEDLRMPVFGIPELVYSDKGSGIMATKNVLLRLGVQNVKTHLPGNPRAKGAVERRIGVFKTNIEPALDGIQFETIDDLNEFLHEYCVHQNQVSGRYDLWIEGTNLKPVKIISEQNFYDAMVSFDTRVVDNYGCVSYRGRQYGVAMDLCGQKVTLFRDSSGEIVAEDSLGNTYICDSRGAREISGATGYTIQNPSDAFKKTDRMRSREEVREQAKEAKKTKTIQDILNYSTNLRYFPARSVPVEVRPTIAPKEIPSAEEAWSFIERRLLINRLDLPKEMKEAIDSVFNLKVKVRGFIPDTEVYEMHNIINKYLQTKELEEGIQ from the coding sequence ATGGCTCGTTCCTTCAACAAAGACTTGTTTCACGAATCCTATCTCGCTTGGAAGTTAGCAACTTCCAAGCGCATGAAAGGTGAAATGATTAAATCTATGATGAAAATCTTTGGCCTAAGTAAGGACGCTTTGTATCGTAGAATCAATCGATATGAATCAGGAGAAGATTTATCGGTTATCTCTGGAGAAACAAAAAAGAAAACCGCCTCAAAACTAACAGACTCTAGGTTGCAAGGAAGATTGAAAGATATCAATATTATTGCCGCAAATAAATTTGCAAATCTCTCAGGAAAAAACCCAAGACCTATTCCGACAGAACTTGCCATTCAAATTGCAAAAAACAAAGGCGAAATTGATTACCATTGGACAGTATCAACAGCAGATCGATGGCTAAAACGCATAGGATGCACTGCTGTTGAGATGAACGCACCTACCGCGGCTTTAAAATGGAAAGAGCCTTATTCGAATAGCACATGGATGTTCGATGCTTCAGTATTCAACAGATATTATTTGAATCCAGCAGAAGGAAAAATCAAAAAACGCGCTTTCCTCGATATCAAAGACGAAGAGTCAGGTATGGAGAAAGACAAGCTCGTAAAGATTTGGTTATACGCCTGTGTTGATGTTTATTCCAAAGTCTTTTTTTTGAAAGCTTACGGAGGACAACCAATCACATCCGGCGCAAAACATAGAGGTGAGAATGCGACTGATTATCTAGATTTTTTCAAGTATTGCTTCTTAGAAAAGGAAGATCTACGAATGCCAGTCTTTGGAATTCCCGAACTCGTTTATAGCGATAAAGGTTCAGGGATCATGGCGACAAAAAATGTATTACTCCGACTCGGTGTGCAGAATGTAAAAACTCACTTACCAGGAAATCCGAGAGCAAAAGGTGCAGTGGAAAGAAGAATCGGGGTATTCAAAACTAACATTGAACCTGCATTAGATGGAATCCAATTCGAAACCATTGATGATCTCAATGAATTCTTACATGAATACTGCGTTCACCAAAATCAAGTATCTGGTCGATATGATCTTTGGATAGAAGGCACAAACTTAAAACCAGTTAAAATCATCAGCGAACAAAACTTCTATGATGCAATGGTTTCATTTGACACGCGAGTCGTTGATAACTATGGATGTGTCTCTTATAGAGGTCGTCAATATGGTGTAGCAATGGATCTTTGCGGACAAAAAGTTACTCTTTTTCGTGATAGCTCTGGCGAGATTGTAGCCGAAGACTCATTGGGTAACACGTATATTTGCGATTCTCGTGGTGCCCGTGAAATCTCTGGTGCTACGGGATATACTATTCAAAATCCAAGCGATGCGTTTAAAAAAACAGATCGGATGCGAAGTAGAGAAGAAGTTAGAGAACAAGCAAAAGAAGCCAAAAAAACTAAAACAATTCAGGATATCCTAAATTATTCAACTAACCTCCGTTATTTTCCTGCCAGATCTGTTCCTGTTGAAGTACGACCAACGATTGCTCCAAAAGAAATTCCTTCCGCAGAGGAAGCATGGAGCTTTATTGAACGTCGATTATTGATCAATAGACTTGATCTTCCAAAGGAAATGAAGGAAGCGATTGATAGTGTCTTCAATTTGAAAGTTAAGGTTCGTGGCTTCATCCCTGACACAGAAGTATATGAAATGCATAATATAATTAATAAATATTTGCAAACAAAAGAATTAGAAGAAGGAATCCAATGA